Proteins from a genomic interval of Frankiaceae bacterium:
- a CDS encoding exodeoxyribonuclease VII small subunit, which translates to MAEELSYEAARAELEDVVRRLEAGGLALEESLALWERGEALAKVCQDWLDGARARLDAVRAEGS; encoded by the coding sequence ATGGCGGAGGAGCTCTCGTACGAAGCGGCGCGGGCCGAGCTCGAGGACGTCGTCCGCCGCCTCGAAGCGGGCGGCCTCGCACTGGAGGAGTCGCTCGCGCTGTGGGAGCGCGGCGAGGCACTCGCCAAGGTCTGCCAGGACTGGCTGGACGGCGCCCGCGCCCGCCTCGACGCGGTCCGCGCCGAGGGCTCCTAG